The Ananas comosus cultivar F153 linkage group 2, ASM154086v1, whole genome shotgun sequence genome contains a region encoding:
- the LOC109706745 gene encoding COP9 signalosome complex subunit 6a, with protein MASSSSSGLTFKLHPLVILNISDHHTRVKAQNQHLSSASASSAAANGGDAATAAAALPPLPRVFGCVIGVQRGRTVEIFNSFELLYDPHSHTLDRCFLEKKQELYKKVFPNYYILGWYSTGTDAQESDMQIHRALMDINESPVYVVLNPSINHSQKDLPVTIYESELHVIDGIPQLIFVRANYTIETVEAERISVDHVAHLKPSDGGSAATQLAAHLTSIHSAIKMLNSRIKIVHQHLLAMQRGEIPCDNSLLRQVSSLLRRLPAMESEKFQDEFLTEFNDTLLMTYLAMLTNCSSTMSELVDKFNVTYDRHSRRGGRTAFI; from the exons ATGGCGTCGTCCTCAAGCAGTGGGCTTACCTTCAAGCTCCACCCTCTCGTGATCCTCAACATCTCCGACCACCACACCCGCGTCAAGGCCCAGAACCAGCACCTCTCCTCCGCCTCAGCCTCTTCCGCCGCCGCCAACGGCGGCGACGCCGCGACCGCCGCCGCAGCACTGCCTCCTCTGCCGCGCGTCTTCGGGTGCGTCATCGGCGTCCAGCGCGGCCGCACCGTCGAGATCTTCAACAGCTTCGAGCTCCTATACGACCCCCACTCCCACACCCTCGATCGCTGCTTCCTCGAGAAGAAACAAGAACTCT ATAAAAAGGTTTTCCCGAACTACTACATATTGGGGTGGTATTCAACGGGGACTGATGCACAGGAGTCGGATATGCAGATCCACAGAGCT CTGATGGATATAAATGAAAGCCCGGTTTATGTTGTGTTGAATCCTTCCATCAACCACTCGCAAAAAGACCTACCTGTGACTATCTATGAAAGTG AGTTGCATGTCATTGATGGGATTCCACAACTCATCTTTGTCCGAGCAAATTACACAATTGAG ACTGTAGAGGCAGAGAGAATTTCAGTTGATCATGTAGCACATCTTAAACCATCTGATGGGGGCTCAGCTGCAACTCAAT TGGCAGCTCATCTTACTAGCATCCATAGTGCCATCAAGATGCTAAATAGCAGGATCAAAATAGTTCATCAACATCTTCTTGCCATGCAAAGAG GTGAAATTCCTTGCGATAACTCACTTCTAAGGCAAGTTTCAAGCCTTTTGAGGAGATTGCCAGCCATGGAGTCTGAGAAATTTCAGGATGAGTTTCTTACG GAATTTAATGACACACTTCTGATGACTTATCTTGCCATGTTAACCAACTGTTCCAG TACGATGAGCGAGCTGGTTGATAAGTTCAACGTAACCTATGACAGGCACAGCCGAAGAGGAGGCCGAACGGCTTTCATATAA